A genomic region of Pseudomonas sp. KU43P contains the following coding sequences:
- the algB gene encoding sigma-54-dependent response regulator transcription factor AlgB, whose translation MESAQDNQGRILLVDDESAILRTFRYCLEDEGYSVATANSAAQAEALLQRQVFDLCFLDLRLGEDNGLDVLAQMRIQAPWMRVVIVTAHSAIDTAVDAIQAGAADYLVKPCSPDQLRLATSKQLEVRQLSARLEALEGEVRKPKDGLDSHSPAMMAVLETARQVATTDANILILGESGTGKGELARAIHGWSKRARKACVTINCPSLNAELMESELFGHTRGAFTGASESTLGRVSQADGGTLFLDEIGDFPLALQPKLLRFIQDKEYERVGDPVTRRADVRILAATNLNLEEMVRESRFREDLLYRLNVITLHLPPLRERSDDILTLADRFLARFVKEYSRPARGFSDEARAALLNYRWPGNIRELRNVIERASIICPQERVEISHLGMGEQPASNAPRVGAALSLDELERAHIGAVLAASDTLDQAAKTLGIDASTLYRKRKQYNL comes from the coding sequence ATGGAATCCGCCCAGGACAACCAAGGCCGCATTCTGCTGGTGGACGATGAGTCCGCGATCCTGCGCACCTTCCGCTACTGCCTTGAAGACGAAGGCTACAGCGTGGCCACCGCCAACAGTGCCGCGCAGGCCGAAGCCCTGTTGCAGCGCCAAGTCTTCGACCTGTGCTTCCTCGACCTTCGCCTGGGCGAAGACAACGGCTTGGATGTACTGGCGCAGATGCGTATCCAGGCGCCCTGGATGCGCGTGGTGATCGTCACCGCGCATTCGGCGATCGACACCGCAGTCGATGCCATACAGGCGGGCGCCGCCGATTACCTGGTCAAGCCTTGCAGCCCTGACCAACTGCGGCTGGCGACGTCCAAGCAGTTGGAGGTCCGGCAGCTGTCTGCACGCCTGGAAGCCCTTGAGGGTGAAGTGCGCAAACCCAAGGATGGCCTCGATTCGCACAGCCCCGCGATGATGGCGGTGCTGGAAACCGCACGCCAAGTGGCGACCACCGACGCCAACATTCTTATCCTCGGCGAGTCGGGCACGGGCAAGGGCGAACTGGCCCGGGCCATCCACGGCTGGAGCAAACGGGCGCGCAAGGCCTGTGTGACCATCAACTGTCCGTCGCTCAATGCCGAGCTGATGGAAAGCGAATTGTTCGGCCATACTCGCGGCGCCTTTACCGGTGCCAGCGAGAGCACGCTCGGGCGGGTCAGCCAGGCCGACGGTGGCACACTGTTTCTGGACGAAATCGGCGATTTTCCCCTCGCGTTGCAGCCGAAGCTGCTGCGCTTCATTCAAGACAAGGAGTACGAGCGGGTAGGTGACCCGGTGACCCGCCGCGCCGATGTGCGCATTCTCGCGGCAACCAACCTCAACCTTGAGGAAATGGTGCGCGAAAGTCGCTTCCGTGAAGACTTGCTGTATCGCCTCAATGTCATCACCCTGCACCTGCCGCCACTGCGCGAACGCAGCGATGACATCCTTACCCTGGCCGACCGCTTCCTGGCCCGCTTCGTCAAAGAATATTCCCGACCGGCCCGAGGCTTCAGCGACGAGGCTCGCGCCGCGCTGCTCAACTACCGCTGGCCGGGCAACATCCGCGAACTGCGCAACGTGATCGAACGGGCCAGCATCATCTGCCCGCAGGAACGGGTGGAGATCAGCCACCTTGGCATGGGCGAGCAGCCCGCCAGCAATGCGCCTCGGGTTGGCGCAGCATTGAGCCTGGATGAGCTCGAACGCGCCCACATCGGCGCAGTGCTCGCGGCCAGCGACACCCTCGACCAGGCGGCCAAGACCTTGGGCATCGATGCCTCGACGCTCTACCGCAAACGCAAGCAGTACAACTTATGA
- a CDS encoding nucleoside recognition domain-containing protein → MLNGLWLGFFLVAAVSALAQWLVGGNAGIFAAMVESIFAMAKLSVEVMVLLFGTLTLWLGFLKIAEQAGIVEWLAKVLGPLFARLMPEVPPGHPALGLITMNFAANGLGLDNAATPIGLKAMRALQELNPSSTTASNAQILFLVLNASSLTLLPVTIFMYRAQQGATDPTLVFLPILLATSVSTLVGLLSVAVMQRLRLWDPVVLAYMIPGALLLGGFMAFLGTLSAAALASLSSILGNLTLFGVITLFLVIGALKRVKVYEAFVEGAKEGFDVAKSLLPYLVAMLVAVGVLRASGALELLLDGIRHAVNWLGMDTRFVEGLPTALVKPFSGSAARAMLIETMQTHGVDSFPALVAATIQGSTETTFYVLAVYFGAVGIQRVRHAVGCALLAELCGVIAAICICYWFFA, encoded by the coding sequence ATGCTCAACGGCCTTTGGCTCGGCTTTTTCCTGGTGGCGGCCGTCTCCGCCCTGGCCCAATGGCTGGTCGGCGGTAACGCCGGTATCTTCGCCGCGATGGTCGAGAGCATCTTCGCCATGGCCAAGCTGTCGGTGGAGGTCATGGTCCTGCTGTTCGGCACCCTGACCCTGTGGCTGGGTTTTCTCAAGATCGCGGAGCAGGCCGGCATCGTCGAATGGCTGGCCAAGGTGCTGGGCCCGCTTTTCGCCCGGCTGATGCCCGAGGTACCGCCCGGCCACCCTGCCCTGGGCTTGATCACCATGAACTTCGCGGCCAACGGGCTGGGCCTGGACAACGCCGCCACGCCGATCGGCCTGAAGGCCATGCGCGCCCTGCAGGAACTCAACCCCAGCAGCACCACGGCGAGCAATGCGCAGATCCTGTTCCTGGTGCTCAACGCCTCTTCTCTGACCCTGCTGCCGGTGACCATCTTCATGTACCGGGCTCAGCAAGGCGCCACCGACCCTACCCTGGTGTTCCTGCCCATCCTGCTGGCCACCAGCGTGTCGACCCTGGTCGGCCTGCTCTCGGTGGCGGTGATGCAGCGCCTGCGCCTGTGGGATCCGGTGGTGCTCGCCTACATGATCCCCGGTGCGCTGCTGCTGGGCGGCTTCATGGCGTTTCTCGGTACCCTGTCGGCTGCGGCGCTGGCCAGCCTGTCGTCGATCCTCGGTAACCTCACCCTGTTCGGGGTGATTACCCTGTTCCTGGTGATCGGTGCGCTGAAACGGGTGAAGGTGTACGAAGCGTTCGTGGAGGGCGCCAAGGAAGGGTTCGACGTGGCCAAGAGCCTGCTGCCCTACCTAGTGGCAATGCTGGTGGCGGTGGGCGTGCTGCGCGCCTCCGGGGCCCTGGAGCTGCTGCTGGACGGTATTCGCCACGCGGTGAACTGGCTGGGCATGGACACCCGTTTCGTTGAAGGCCTGCCGACCGCGCTGGTCAAGCCGTTCTCCGGTAGCGCCGCACGCGCGATGCTGATCGAGACCATGCAGACCCACGGTGTGGACAGTTTCCCGGCCTTGGTGGCGGCGACCATCCAAGGCAGCACCGAGACCACCTTCTACGTGTTGGCCGTCTACTTCGGCGCGGTGGGTATCCAGCGTGTGCGCCACGCCGTGGGCTGTGCCTTGTTGGCCGAGCTGTGCGGGGTGATTGCAGCCATCTGCATCTGTTACTGGTTCTTCGCCTGA
- a CDS encoding inhibitor of vertebrate lysozyme family protein: protein MSRKLCTALATALLLGGSVGAMAANDGQVRVDQLLGSDPEYRETWQDAIKGEERLPDWVINLTGSAQEQMSAVTEDGDKYLVGPLCESQDNCTYKRLIVAFSWDKDDAYGMLVEVPEGLPSDKSPTRHAQYRWLGKPDDGMKAMLQEQLKRDPKWY from the coding sequence ATGAGCAGGAAGCTTTGCACGGCCCTGGCTACCGCCCTGCTGTTGGGGGGTAGCGTGGGGGCCATGGCGGCCAATGACGGCCAGGTCCGAGTCGACCAGTTGCTCGGTTCGGACCCCGAATACCGGGAAACCTGGCAGGACGCGATCAAAGGCGAGGAACGCCTGCCCGACTGGGTGATCAATCTCACGGGCAGTGCCCAGGAGCAGATGTCGGCGGTGACGGAAGACGGCGACAAGTACCTCGTGGGCCCGTTATGCGAGTCCCAGGACAACTGCACCTACAAGCGCCTGATCGTGGCGTTCAGTTGGGACAAGGATGATGCCTACGGCATGCTCGTAGAGGTGCCCGAAGGCCTGCCCAGTGACAAGTCGCCGACCCGTCACGCTCAGTACCGGTGGCTGGGCAAGCCGGACGACGGCATGAAGGCTATGTTGCAGGAGCAACTCAAGCGCGATCCGAAGTGGTATTGA
- the gltP gene encoding glutamate/aspartate:proton symporter GltP yields MKKAKLSLAWQIVIGLVLGVAIGALLNHFSAEKAWWISNVLQPAGDIFIRLIKMIVVPIVISSLIVGIAGVGDAKKLGSIGLKTIIYFEVVTTIAIVVGLVLANLFHPGAGIDMSTLGTVDISKYQATAAEVQHEHAFIETLLNLIPSNIFAALMRGEMLPIIFFSVLFGLGLSSLQADLREPLVRTFQGVSETMFKVTHMIMNYAPIGVFALIAVTVANFGFSSLLPLAKLVLLVYFAIAFFAFMVLGLVARLFGFSVIKIMRIMKDELILAYSTSSSETVLPRVIEKMEKYGAPKSICSFVVPTGYSFNLDGSTLYQSIAAIFIAQLYGIDLSWSQQLLLVLTLMVTSKGIAGVPGVSFVVLLATLGSVGIPLEGLAFIAGVDRIMDMARTALNVIGNALAALVIARWEGMYDAAKGEQYYASLMADKKEAAVVGEVAKR; encoded by the coding sequence ATGAAGAAGGCAAAACTGAGCCTCGCCTGGCAGATCGTCATTGGTCTGGTCCTGGGCGTTGCAATCGGCGCGCTGCTGAACCACTTCAGTGCGGAAAAGGCATGGTGGATCAGTAACGTCCTCCAGCCTGCCGGTGACATCTTCATTCGCCTGATCAAGATGATCGTCGTCCCGATCGTGATTTCGTCGCTGATCGTGGGCATCGCCGGGGTTGGCGACGCGAAGAAACTGGGCAGCATCGGCCTGAAGACCATCATCTACTTCGAGGTGGTGACCACCATCGCCATCGTCGTCGGCCTGGTGTTGGCCAACCTGTTCCACCCGGGCGCCGGCATCGACATGAGCACCCTGGGTACGGTCGACATCTCCAAGTATCAGGCCACTGCGGCCGAGGTGCAGCATGAGCATGCCTTCATCGAGACCCTGCTCAACCTGATCCCGTCGAACATCTTCGCGGCGCTGATGCGTGGCGAAATGCTGCCGATCATCTTCTTCTCGGTGTTGTTCGGCCTGGGCCTTTCCAGCCTGCAGGCAGACTTGCGCGAGCCGCTGGTGCGTACCTTCCAGGGCGTGTCGGAGACCATGTTCAAGGTCACCCACATGATCATGAACTACGCCCCGATCGGCGTCTTCGCCCTGATTGCCGTGACCGTGGCCAACTTCGGCTTCAGTTCGCTGCTGCCGTTGGCCAAGCTGGTACTGCTGGTGTACTTCGCCATCGCCTTCTTCGCCTTCATGGTGCTGGGCCTGGTGGCGCGCCTGTTCGGCTTCTCGGTAATCAAGATCATGCGCATCATGAAAGATGAGCTGATCCTCGCCTACTCCACCTCCAGCTCCGAGACCGTGCTGCCTCGCGTGATCGAGAAGATGGAGAAGTACGGTGCGCCGAAGTCGATCTGTTCGTTCGTGGTACCGACCGGCTACTCGTTCAACCTCGACGGTTCGACCCTGTACCAGAGCATCGCGGCCATCTTCATCGCTCAGCTGTACGGCATCGACCTGTCCTGGAGCCAGCAGCTGCTGCTGGTGCTGACCCTGATGGTCACTTCCAAAGGTATCGCTGGCGTGCCTGGCGTGTCCTTCGTGGTCCTGCTGGCCACCCTGGGCAGCGTCGGTATCCCGCTGGAAGGCCTGGCCTTCATCGCCGGTGTCGACCGCATCATGGACATGGCGCGTACCGCCCTGAACGTGATCGGCAATGCCCTGGCGGCCCTGGTGATCGCCCGTTGGGAAGGCATGTACGACGCTGCCAAGGGCGAGCAGTACTATGCCTCGCTGATGGCGGACAAGAAGGAAGCTGCAGTGGTTGGCGAAGTAGCCAAGCGCTGA
- a CDS encoding KinB sensor domain-containing domain, translating to MRWQMKLRTRLFLSISALVTVALLGLMLGLVSVLQMATVQQQSVHETTQALETGLKLRQNLGEQLTLILDQDTAPESLQALQQSFQSLLHHGLEQGGERTGFSKASSNYQAFLQAYHDSPAPARSMGVDQPLGAAFNQVRIDLIDSHKQALDQITRSEEVTRDRAMLVSGVLALMGLVVLVLGFITAHNIARRFGQPIEALAKAADQLGQGNFDVTLPVTQAIELNQLTRRFGLMADALRKHQATNVDELLAGQQRLQAVLDSIDDGLLIIDRQGCLEHLNPVAQRQLGWSDSRVGTGLAEALQRPELEQQLRQVLRGGSLDRPPDDLSIDVDEESRLLTYSLTPVSHPQGPILGAVMVLHDVTEQRAFERVRSEFVLRASHELRTPVTGMHMAFGLLRERIKFPPEARESDLLDTIGEEMQRLTQLINDLLNFSRYQSGLQKLDLAPCAIDELLERAQSRFSEPAAAKQIELFKELDLPLPRIQADIAQLDRVLDNLLHNAIRHTASGGCIRLHARRHAERVIISVEDNGEGIAYGQQGRIFEPFVQVGRKKGGAGLGLALCKEIVQLHGGRMGVFSRPGQGTQFYMALPV from the coding sequence ATGAGATGGCAGATGAAGCTGCGTACGCGGCTTTTCCTTAGTATTTCGGCGCTGGTCACGGTGGCCTTGCTAGGATTGATGCTGGGCCTGGTGAGTGTGCTGCAGATGGCCACCGTGCAGCAGCAATCGGTGCACGAAACCACCCAAGCCCTCGAGACGGGTCTGAAGTTGCGGCAGAATCTGGGAGAGCAGCTGACACTGATCCTCGACCAGGATACCGCCCCGGAAAGCCTCCAGGCGTTGCAACAGAGCTTCCAGAGCCTGCTTCACCATGGGCTGGAGCAGGGTGGCGAGCGCACGGGCTTCAGCAAGGCCAGCAGCAACTACCAAGCCTTCCTCCAGGCCTATCACGACAGCCCGGCACCGGCACGCAGCATGGGCGTCGACCAACCACTGGGCGCCGCCTTCAACCAGGTCCGCATCGACCTGATCGACTCGCACAAGCAAGCCCTGGACCAGATCACCCGCAGCGAGGAAGTCACACGTGACCGAGCGATGCTGGTCAGTGGCGTGCTCGCCCTGATGGGCCTGGTCGTCCTGGTGCTTGGTTTCATTACTGCGCACAACATCGCCCGTCGCTTCGGCCAACCGATCGAGGCCTTGGCCAAAGCGGCCGACCAGCTTGGCCAAGGCAACTTCGACGTCACCTTGCCCGTGACCCAGGCCATCGAGCTCAACCAGCTGACCCGCCGCTTCGGCTTGATGGCCGACGCCTTGCGCAAGCACCAGGCAACCAATGTCGATGAGCTATTGGCCGGCCAGCAGCGCCTGCAAGCGGTGCTCGACAGCATCGACGACGGTTTGCTCATCATCGATCGCCAAGGGTGCCTCGAGCACCTCAACCCGGTTGCCCAGCGCCAGCTGGGCTGGAGCGACAGCCGTGTCGGCACCGGCCTGGCCGAAGCCCTGCAGCGCCCGGAGCTGGAGCAGCAACTGCGCCAGGTGCTGCGCGGCGGCAGCCTGGATCGCCCGCCAGACGACTTAAGCATCGACGTCGATGAAGAATCGCGCCTGCTGACCTACAGCCTGACCCCGGTCAGCCACCCGCAAGGGCCGATCCTGGGCGCAGTGATGGTGTTGCACGATGTCACGGAACAACGCGCCTTCGAACGCGTGCGCAGCGAGTTCGTGCTGCGCGCCTCCCACGAGCTGCGCACACCGGTCACCGGCATGCACATGGCCTTCGGCCTGCTGCGCGAGCGCATCAAATTCCCTCCGGAGGCACGCGAGAGCGATCTGCTGGACACCATCGGCGAGGAAATGCAGCGTCTGACACAATTGATCAACGACCTGCTCAACTTCTCGCGCTACCAAAGTGGGCTGCAGAAACTCGACCTCGCGCCCTGCGCCATCGACGAGTTGCTGGAGCGTGCCCAGTCGCGCTTCAGCGAGCCGGCCGCAGCCAAGCAGATCGAACTGTTCAAGGAGCTGGACCTGCCGTTGCCGCGGATTCAGGCTGATATCGCCCAGCTCGACCGGGTACTCGACAACTTGCTGCATAACGCCATTCGCCATACCGCCAGCGGCGGGTGCATACGCCTGCATGCACGGCGACATGCAGAGCGGGTGATCATCAGCGTCGAGGACAACGGCGAAGGCATTGCCTATGGGCAACAGGGGCGGATCTTCGAACCATTCGTACAGGTTGGGCGCAAGAAGGGCGGTGCAGGGCTGGGGTTGGCGCTGTGCAAGGAAATCGTGCAGCTGCACGGTGGGCGCATGGGCGTATTCTCGCGGCCGGGGCAGGGAACACAGTTCTACATGGCATTGCCGGTCTGA
- a CDS encoding DUF1328 domain-containing protein — protein sequence MLSWAITFLIIAIVAAVLGFGGIAGAATGIAKILFIVFLVLFVASFFFGRNRG from the coding sequence ATGCTTAGCTGGGCTATCACTTTCCTCATCATCGCCATTGTCGCTGCCGTACTTGGCTTCGGTGGTATCGCTGGCGCCGCCACGGGTATCGCGAAGATTCTCTTCATTGTCTTCCTGGTCCTGTTCGTAGCCTCCTTCTTCTTTGGACGCAATCGAGGTTGA
- a CDS encoding BON domain-containing protein gives MPFSIRMTALTVSLLSICTSAMADPIKDARLEGALQTALSLNQMLNPFRIDVEVEGPNVRLSGEVENEVERQLAEQVALATRGIEQVDNQLRVNAQLVERPLELRAYAQRLSDATLAAVIRARLLWSRITEKAAIEVQSSDGVVTLRGKVDNAEAKELAGVIARTTDGVHLVNNLVSLDTVAMAKARETPVDAPTGPQPSDGWVVDKIQNSFRFSRNLDGLNIKVASDEGMVRLSGEVVSSEQKTIAVEIARQIIGVRGVDADLLKVATKVEG, from the coding sequence ATGCCTTTTTCCATTCGAATGACCGCGTTGACGGTCAGCCTCCTGTCCATTTGCACCTCGGCCATGGCCGACCCGATCAAGGACGCCCGCCTTGAAGGCGCTTTGCAAACGGCGCTTTCGCTGAATCAGATGCTCAACCCGTTTCGAATCGATGTCGAAGTCGAAGGGCCGAATGTGCGCCTGTCCGGCGAAGTGGAGAATGAGGTCGAGCGCCAGTTGGCAGAGCAGGTAGCACTCGCCACCCGTGGCATCGAGCAGGTCGACAACCAGCTACGGGTCAATGCCCAGCTGGTCGAGCGCCCTCTGGAGTTGCGTGCTTATGCCCAGCGCTTGAGCGATGCCACCCTGGCGGCCGTGATCCGCGCGCGGCTACTGTGGAGCCGGATCACCGAAAAGGCCGCTATCGAGGTGCAAAGCAGCGATGGCGTGGTAACCCTGCGTGGCAAGGTCGACAACGCCGAAGCCAAGGAGCTTGCAGGGGTTATAGCGCGTACCACCGACGGCGTGCACCTGGTCAACAACCTGGTCAGCCTGGACACAGTGGCCATGGCCAAGGCCCGGGAAACCCCAGTCGATGCACCCACGGGGCCGCAGCCCAGTGATGGTTGGGTAGTCGACAAGATTCAGAACAGCTTCCGCTTCAGCCGCAATCTGGATGGGTTGAACATAAAAGTGGCCAGTGATGAAGGCATGGTCAGGCTTTCCGGCGAGGTGGTCAGCAGCGAGCAGAAAACCATTGCTGTGGAAATTGCCCGGCAGATCATCGGCGTGAGGGGCGTTGATGCCGACCTGCTGAAAGTGGCTACAAAGGTCGAGGGTTGA
- a CDS encoding EAL domain-containing protein — protein MSALITALRQFFYRPWMLATLAAVASAAVLLTASIGIALQQMKESESAQMNAQGERFLDRLEQVFGQLREGVDDLQAQPLRGCSPAMLALLQQVGLGSRFIYEAAYVDTNVACSNRGGARAFVPTRAPDIQGPTYSYWLNTTTEPNENLAALMLARGNFLVSTSRGHLTDVVDLPPGGSLLVVLDNGTRAIPVLGPPQVWPPANSWPPASNNSLFELHDRLVYRMQTKSPDYQLVLIAPRASLPLKMNGMLWLLFPGSVLAACCIGWLVLQLILQRRSMSSELQNALRRGELQVLYQPIIELDSRRCVGAEALVRWRRPDGTLTSPDLFIPLAENTGQIRQITDFVLQRVLEQLGQLLRSHRNLYISVNLAACDVMAPRIGRVAARLLALHRVAASQIAFEVTERGLIDVVVARDNLQALRAVGHQVLIDDFGTGYCSLAYLQTLPVDCLKIDKAFIDALGHDAASSGVAPHIIRMAHDLHLRVIAEGIECEAQAVLLNSEGVNYGQGWLFAHPLNARQFAELVTRGRQVRRQRIDDEP, from the coding sequence ATGTCGGCCCTAATAACTGCACTGCGCCAATTTTTTTACCGACCCTGGATGCTGGCCACCTTGGCAGCCGTGGCCAGCGCCGCAGTCTTGCTCACCGCCAGCATTGGCATTGCCCTGCAACAAATGAAGGAAAGTGAGAGCGCGCAGATGAACGCCCAGGGCGAGCGCTTTCTCGACCGTCTGGAGCAAGTGTTCGGCCAGCTGCGGGAGGGCGTCGATGATCTGCAGGCTCAGCCGCTGCGAGGTTGCAGCCCGGCGATGCTGGCATTGTTGCAACAGGTGGGGCTGGGCTCTCGGTTCATCTACGAGGCGGCCTACGTCGACACCAATGTCGCCTGTTCCAATCGCGGCGGCGCCAGGGCCTTTGTCCCCACCCGTGCACCCGATATTCAGGGCCCGACCTACAGCTACTGGCTCAACACCACCACCGAACCCAATGAAAACCTCGCCGCGCTGATGCTCGCACGCGGCAATTTCCTGGTTTCCACCTCGCGCGGGCACCTTACCGATGTGGTCGACTTGCCCCCGGGTGGCAGCCTGCTGGTCGTGCTCGACAATGGCACGCGGGCGATTCCTGTGCTGGGCCCGCCCCAAGTCTGGCCACCGGCCAATAGTTGGCCACCTGCAAGCAACAATTCGCTGTTTGAACTGCACGATCGGCTTGTCTATCGCATGCAGACTAAGTCACCGGACTACCAGCTCGTGCTGATCGCACCGCGGGCAAGCCTTCCGCTGAAGATGAACGGCATGCTCTGGCTGCTGTTCCCCGGCAGCGTGCTGGCGGCGTGCTGCATTGGCTGGCTGGTGCTGCAACTGATCCTGCAGCGCCGCTCGATGAGTTCGGAGCTGCAGAATGCGTTGCGCCGTGGCGAGTTGCAGGTGCTTTATCAGCCGATCATCGAACTCGACAGCCGGCGTTGCGTGGGCGCCGAGGCGCTGGTGCGCTGGCGACGCCCCGATGGCACGCTGACCAGCCCCGACCTGTTCATTCCGCTGGCCGAGAATACTGGCCAGATAAGGCAGATCACCGACTTTGTCCTGCAACGCGTTCTGGAGCAGCTAGGCCAGTTATTGCGCTCGCACCGCAACCTGTACATCTCGGTGAACCTGGCCGCCTGCGATGTGATGGCGCCGCGCATCGGCCGGGTAGCCGCACGTTTGCTGGCGCTGCACCGGGTCGCAGCTAGCCAGATTGCCTTCGAGGTGACCGAGCGCGGGCTGATCGATGTGGTGGTGGCCCGTGACAATCTGCAAGCGCTGCGCGCCGTGGGGCACCAAGTCTTGATCGATGACTTCGGTACCGGCTATTGCAGCTTGGCCTACCTGCAGACCTTGCCGGTGGATTGCCTGAAGATCGACAAGGCCTTCATCGATGCCCTGGGGCATGATGCTGCCAGCAGCGGGGTCGCACCGCACATCATTCGCATGGCTCATGACCTGCACCTGCGGGTGATTGCCGAAGGTATCGAGTGCGAGGCCCAGGCGGTGCTGCTCAATAGCGAGGGGGTCAATTACGGGCAGGGATGGTTGTTCGCTCACCCGCTCAATGCCCGACAATTCGCCGAGCTGGTGACGCGCGGGCGGCAGGTCAGGCGCCAGCGCATCGATGACGAGCCTTGA